The Venturia canescens isolate UGA chromosome 7, ASM1945775v1, whole genome shotgun sequence genome segment ATCGCTGATGGACTCACGAAAGTGGGGAATCTTTAAGGCAGGTCATTCAAACGATAACCAACAAcggggaaattttttttcatcggggGAGGGAAATATATCGACGAGACAAAAGCAGAGcctatttttcacttttcctcTTGTTCTGCAAATAGGCTTATTACACAGTATTTACAAAGTGGTTCCTCCCATTTTTATCTCGCCGTTGCGATTTTATtcctgcaacaaaaatattgaaaattaatatttacaagttctcacttttctcgtaatgaaaaaacgaatctaAATTACTCCAAGTATTTTCAGAATAAATTATCTGAAGCATATTGTTTGTTAAAAAATCCTTCCGCACCAGAATTACGTATTTGTTGATAAAGATGATTGTTAGACGAGGATAGAGGTGTTATTGACACTACGTGGAGTGTTAAGAGAGAAAGTTCGGAATATTTGCATAATATCGTTATTTATTGCTGTTGTTTAGctatgaaaatttcttttcctgCGAGATTTGAACGAAACTCGAGTAATCGAAGGGtgcttgagattttttttcttcctcttcctttttgtttttcatttttcaagataCCTAGAGATCCTTTCACAGAGCACCAAAGGGATCAAGCTGTACGGCGTTATTGGTCGTTTGGCCACCGATGGATTGAGGTTGCTGTTGAGGTTGCATAGGGCCACCGGGACCCATCATTGGGTTCGCACCGGTCATCATCATTGGGGCCGCTCCGGTAGTCCCGGCGTTCTCACCAGGCATAACACCCATCATTGGCCTCATACCCTGCATACCCTGCATGCCCATCGGCATATTTTGCATACCCTACGAACACCAGATCGCAACACGATTTCCGTCACAATAATGCGCAAGAACAATGCATTCTCCTTTTCTTTTATCAACGACCATCGAATTTTTGCAATCCTCGAGCTTTATATATATCTCTAAATTGAAGTTTTATTAAGAAAAACCCCTGGAAAATGTAACCCCAATTGAACCCAATTGAAACACCCAATTTTCCACTGACATTGATTTCCACAGACAACGATTCCTCTCAGTTTTACTTCAGGATTCATAACGAACCATTCGATTTTTGTCTTTATGAAGTTTGTCGTGGCAAAAtgcatgataaaaattttcttattattgaacttaaattaaattttgtttttctttctatttgaATCTTGTTTCCAAGGTTTTTCCaagtcgcgcgcgcgcgcgcgcaacaTTTGTACAGGCAATGCACAATTATAAATTgatacgatgaaaaaaaggttttgaaCAGTGAATAACTACTGGGACAAGATAGTTGCGTGTGCCTCATGGTCGTCGCCGATTTCCCGATCCAGGCAATAAACAGAGAGCCTTTTACCGCGCAGGTGTGCGTATGCGTATTTAAAGAGCTTCTAAAAATCGGGTGATTTATTCTTTCTTTCCGATTGACATCGAGAGACTCACCAACGGTGCGGTTTGAGAGAAGCCCAAAGTGGTGGTTGGAGGGAGTTGCGTCATTCCTTGGCCCTGTAACAGCCGGCAAAACATGCCATATGCCATGCATGCATCactcaaaaaaactaatttatGCCAATTGGTCATAGCTCTAAACGTGAATGCTAATATTCGGCggctttttccatctttttttcttttctcctcttctTTACTTTTACTCTTTATGTAAATACTTGTTGCGTTGATCTGCTAAATAACTCGAGAACTACGTGCGCCTAGTTAAATTTggcaaaaaagtaaaatatgtAAATCAAAATTTGCGGGTGTGCCCGAACGAAGTGCCGACGAAATCTTTCTCTCGTGATTATTTACAGGCTTTATTAATCAACGGGAACTAATTGGAATGGGATAACAGAGGTGACGATAAAAGCGAAGAGAATATGAGTGGcttccattattatttttttacgtaaGAACTGTTGTTCAACGATAAAAAGGAATGTGtcgaaaatattaatgaaaatatacaAGCGCAGAACAGGAATTTGGTATTAAGGGGTCTAGAAAAGTATTCTAATTTGCAGTTACGTACTTACGAATATTCGTGCCGAAAGACTTACTTTTTCGTGGTATAGaagattttattaattttacgaTAAGGGGGAACAGAAGATTTTAAcgcttttcttccttttctagGATTTTTCAAAGACCTTACCATTGGACGATATCCCGCTCCGGTCGTAGCTGCCATTGGCTGAGGCGTCCATCCAGCTGGGCCACCCGTCTTTGCTGTATTCTTCGGCGAGTTCCACTGCATAGTCCTGaaattgtcatatttttttgttaattataAACTTTTGTCGTATCGCCAAGTTTGGCAAAATCGTACTAATTGCTCTCAGAACATtacacgaaagaaaaaaaaaacaaatcaaagattcgaaaacatttttaaaaatggagTAACTCACTTGACTTGGGGTTGGGCGCTTTTGTTGATGGTGAGATTTTGAGCGAGGCTTGCCAGGCTGCTGTCCAAATCGCCAGTCAGTACTTTGCTTCCGGCGGTGGTTGTTGTCGCCGGTTGACCCGCTGCTGAAACGTTATTAGCTCCAGACACAGTGGTGGTTGTGGGTTTCAGCACTAAGCCCATATCGTCAAAACCTAAGCAACACCTACATTAGCCAAAAGCGATAGCCCGTTTCCCGAGTTTTCAGTACCGGCCCATTAATGCGGCCCCGAGGGGCCCAAAGCCGAGATATCCTGGCCCCGATTTATTTATCCACTGACGTATTACGAATGACGTAAGAGATAGAGTGAGGGAGGTGAATACCAGATTAGAGTGATTACAATGAGTTGAGTTGGTgcaaaattttatgatttttttagagCTTCACGAATCTACggttcaaacaaaaaaaaaatatttcaacgtgTAGTATTTAAGCGATTGAGAGTCTCCTTTCGAAACTTTCACGAGATCCTCGAAATTGACAATCGTCGTTTCAGCCTGTTTATTTGAGCGCGCGATTAGCTGCTTCAGCTTCATTCACAAGGAGATATTATTTCACCATAAATACGAGTTAAACAGTGTCTAAACAGTTTATGAATACGTGTACACACGACTAAAAACCAACCAGGACGAATACACGAAATACGTTACAAATACGTTCAAAATTACCAACGATGGTACGTTTGCGCAGTTagttaaataataattaaaagaatagactggaaaaatcgagagaatCGATTTGTCATGTActcgataatatttttaatgaaaatataaaaataaaaacaattggaTGTTAATGAATAAGGTCGATTTATCAAGTTGCGTTTAATTTTGACGATacagcgataaaaaaaagtctcatGCGTTTTGTGTATGTCAATTCTATTGgagtatttttatcaaactgGGCGgataatttcaaattaattgataataatgataaGTTTATCGTAATCGATTAAGCAGTTTTGAGCAGTTAAATTTTTCCCTCAGTTTGTCCCTTCGGCACTATCGCAGCTGTACCGAAAGTTGTTTCGTTCATTCGCAAACGAGTGAATTGTTTTGTTAGataagaaaattgattttctcaGCGAGGAAACTTTTCGAGTACATTTGCAATAATTGTGCGGCCCTCGTGATTCGAGTGTCGGAGTAAAAAAGCCTGCAATAATTCGTCATGCAATTGTTTGAAAGACGCGTACGACCGTGAACGCGAAACGGACAAACGAACAGAcataaagaaaagaaaaaacgtagaaaagaaaaaaaactgaaaagaaGCTGCTGATAAATGGCGCGAGCGTTGCTCACCAGATTGAAGGTGCTGATGAAAGAAGGTGTacacaaaatatttcaaacgaaaaaatttcaaacgatcTACTCTCCAACGGtaaaagaaaacaatgaaattaattcgataaacgaaaatgaaaagagagcacattttcttcattttgcgAACACCTCCTTCACAAATTGTCTTACGAGATAATGCTCAACTAGCGAATACTCATTAACAACGAAGGGGGGTCGGGGTCATTTTTGGCAGCCCGATGTCGTACGTACGGTTGGCTCAATTGAGAGTGAATCATTGAGAATGTGAACATTGTTTTTTTACGCGGAAGATCATCAAGGAGGAAGGAAAGAAGTGGAAAGAACTTTACGAAGGACCAATATATGCATACACAGAAAATCCAGGTTCAATTGTCCCCAATAAAAACTAGATATTCTACCTGAATGTCAACGCGAAAAGAGACACTTTCGTGCGGAATGAGTTCTCAATACAAGTTGCCAAAAtagacaaagaaaaaaatcttccatTACCACCATTTCTACAGTCTCGATTCGCTTCACCGGGCTCAACCCCCAGCCTTAGCAGACCTCTACAAAAAACAAATGGTGTTCAGGAGAAAAGCCTGGCACCATGAAACATGACTTTGCGCAATGACGATTTCATCGTCACTCGATTTCGTCCTCGATGGTTAAGTAACCTGGGAATTcgtgtacgtatatatacccatatataaatgtatatatggatggaataaaaaaggtCGGTGCACATAGGGAGTGACGCAGAAGAGAAGACGTTGCATGCAAACAAGCGGTCAATTTAGCTGGTTCCCATCACCTGACATTGGTTGTTTTGCCGGAGAGCCGTATCCCACGGGTAGCTGGGAAGTTTGGTTAGGGATTTGGGGATATCCGGTATTGGTAACGGGTCCCATAACCGTTTGTCCAGAAGCAGGAGCCGTCATAGCCAAGCCACCGACATTAGCAACAGGAGCAATGTCGTTATCGGCGATCCATCCGCCAGGAATTTGTCGTTGCTGCGGTTGTTGATTGGGGATGGATTGCTGCTGTTGCGAGAGTTGAGTGGCTTGGGATGGAGCGCCGGGTGCCGGACGCGAAGGAGACCCACCCAGTGCCATACGAATGCTGTCATTGAGATCGTCGAAGGCGCTCTTATTGGGATTCGCAAAGTTTTGTCTACCAGCGGAGTTGGAAGGAGCTCCAATCGCGGGTGACATTGGCCTCGGCGTTGAATTGTCATTAACAGCACCGATTGTTCCGGGTGGGGGCGGTCTGGGCGGCGGCGTTGCATTGGACTTTGCAGTACCCAGTGAGGTCGCATGCGACATTGAACCCGCTGATGATGATTGCTGCCCGTTATTATTCTGGACGACGTTATTACCAGCGTTAACAAAGTCAGCACCAACGGCCTCAACGATATCCGAAGTCTTCGCCATTGCAGAGTCGCCCCCAAACATATCCGCCTGTCCGACCCCACTGAAGGGATCTCCCCCGGCGTTACGGGACTCGTTACCGAACATACCGATCGTCGCGTTGTTACCGGAAGGTTGAGGATTGCTCGTGTTGGGAGGTGGAAAATCGTTCATGAAGGGATTGGGCACGGATCCAACCGATCCTGGGCCGGCAGCTTGCGCAGAAATCGTCACCAAGGTCAAAATCGCTCTCTTTGTAATTGATCTCGCTTtttttactctctctctcttatttttgtcgttttttcataattgATTTATCGATTTTACACACGTTATACACGATACTCGGACGAGtttgaattgatttttaaaaaggCTCGCgagcaaaatgaaaaagggcAACGCGCCTCTCGCACGCAGGGCCTACATTCTCGAAGGCTCTAAATGCACGTGAGTTTGCCGAGCTTCTTTTTCTATATTCTCAAATCCTTTTTTCACTCATTCCCGTTCCTTGATTCTACTGTATGTTTCAAGTGTACGTTAATaatgtgtgcgtgtgtttgtgtgtcTGTGCACGGATAAATAATCGTAACCATTAGTAACGAGGAATATTGtgagataaataaataaactcaTTGGCGTGGTGAGAAGATTTAAAAAGATATTAAACaaggaatatatatatatataaagaaaataaatgatataATATCGTGCTGAATCTTAAAGCGTCGTTCGACAAACCCTTTTTTctagtttcgttttttttctctctctctttaagAGACCATTTCCAACTTACCCGTCCCTTGTTCTTGACCTCCGAACACCGATGAGAAATTGTTATCTGTAACAAAGTTATTACTTGCCGCTGGCCCAACCGCGAAACCTACGAAACACAAAAGAATACCAAAAGGAGaaactaaataaaaatgtgcttcgaagaaaaaaatatagtgaAAGATAAACGTGGGATAAACTGGGTAAGCTACTTCAAcgagtttatgaaaaatacgaaaaatgaaaattctacgATGAAAATTGTGCCGTAAAACTTGACGAAAAAGTATGAGCAATCAAAAAAtctcataaacatgaaacgataaaactaaaaacaaaaatgttccATTTACCATTACCGTTGGTCATCCACATATTGTTTTGTGGCTGCGGTTGTTGAGGAGCTGCCGGTTGTGGCGCTCCGAACATGTCGGCAAACGGATTTCCTGCAAGCTGGAGAAGGTCATCCGACGCTTTCTGAGACTGAAACGTATTACGGGACATTGGGTACGGGGCACGGGGACCACCCATCTCGACGAGAACGATGCGTCGCCGAAACGTTCGCTCTTTAATGGCAAAgcgagaaaaatacgaaggacTGCATTCGTACCTGAGAATCTGTGGTCGGCGCTGAACCGAAGAGATCGACGATCGGCTGATTTCCGCTTCCGGTTGGTGAACTCAGGAACGGATTCGTGCTCGGTCCACCCGATGGTGATTGTACCTTGGCCTGGTGCACAAACAATCAAACGTCAGTacaaaatcacatttttcacaaaaaaaagaaacaaatcaAACAAGACAGTTTAAGACAGAAAGAGAAACGTTTCGTTCAACCCTTTGAGACGTGCAATTGCCTCCAACAAATCTGAACAATTCTTACTCCAAACCTATGTTTTCATGGCTGTCCAATTGATCAATGAAATTATATGGATTGCCATAgccgaaaaaattgtttccaataataaaattgcTCTGCATTGAGCATAAGGAAGATTCATTAGTGTCAATGACCGGAAATGCTTAAAAACATAAAGTTTACAAGTCCGCAAAAGATTTTCACATGAACAGTGATTATTTAAACGTTGAAAATGTTGAAGATGAACCTTGTACTGATTCATAGCAGCCTCCTCCTCGGCGAGAGCCTGTTGTCTGAGAGCCTCGTCGATGTGTCCATTACCGGTGTGATCGAGTCGGGCGTTGCTGGCGGCGGTTCCAAAGGCCGTACTGGTGGAAGACAGGGCGGACACTCCCGACTTTACATTCGTTCTATTGCTGCTTGGGCAATGATACGGGGCAAGGAGTTTGTTTgggttgtattttttgttgtcGGTGCGGATGGAGGAGCGCGACCGAGTAGAATTTGTCGAGGACGAGGAATCGAGTAAAGGGAAGCCGATtcgatttttggttttttttaccAGTGTCGTAGTAGCGGTGataagaaaagagagagagagagaagatagagagagagagagagagagagatattaATTGATATTGAGAAATGGGAGGAGCGACAAGGACCGttgataattgaaaataaaggaaaagacaaacagaaaacaaacaaaaaaattgtgtagTACGTATAGATGCAACAATGCTCAAATAATTCGTATGTACAGGATGCTCACGCGTCACCGAATGTgtattttacgtttttttgtgTATACATTTATTACGATAATGACAATAGCAATAACGATAGTTGTCAAAATATTACTAATATTTGCACATTTTTAATGTGcgattgaaattcttaatgaaTATGATTATGTtcaatactaaaaaaaaatgaaaaaaaacgttatacaGCATAGACTCATTGATCAGGACCATTTGAGCGTAATCGTTTGTTaacattattactattattattatcacaaTGCATGTAATGTTTATCAAGTGTTCGATATTGAACGTGCAAATATTTCCACGTGTTCTAAAATATTGCAAAAAGCTAATATTACCAAAATCGTATTCTCTTACGAGTTACGAGAGAAGTTatagtgtgtgtgtgtttttttgctCTTCTCTCCCTTTCGCGAATAACTAAACTATGATACTTTACAGCATTTTGCAACATGTGCATTTAAACACACGCACAcgacacacacatacacgttGAGGTTCAAAACTGCGATAGATTATCTtgtttttcgtgatttttcttcgttctctcatttttatacttttttcataCAAAACAAACTCTTATACACGTTACAATATTTACGATGATGATTACTCGCGTCAAATTGACACGGACGAAAAACATGATTCCTAAGCTTGCAGACAGTGAACGTAAATGATAATCAACCAGTCAAATTTACATTTATATTCTCGATAGCACAATATATTGCTACTCGATTGTTTGTtcttttttatggaaaaaaaaaaaaaaaaacaaaattgaagtattCACATATACCAATTCACAGTATACCAAAATAACTATAACACGCCACTTTTCGGTTCGAGACGAGAGGCAAACTTACGCCAACAATCATATTTGCTACTACTACTACTTGTTGTGTTCATGTGAGtgtaatagaattttttaacgatcTCTTCTCgtttagaaaaataaataataataacgaaagtaAAAGTATTATGTTATTATTTCCGatgagaaacgaaaataaaaatgacaacTAAAAATAGTAATAACAGTAATAATGCTACGATAGCCTCATAAATAATGCAAAACGTTTTAAATACGTGTGTATTCCACTAACAATGAGACAAGATGCCAATTGATAAAAtcataagaataaaaataataataataattgaatgaatacataaatgaatggaaagtaaaaaacaggaaaatataACTCTCGATATACGATACCGAGGCGATGTGATGATTCAAAAGGTGTAGAATCGGCGaatttggatttttgaaataaatggcCAGATTGTAAAATCAATTAACGCAACAACGATAATAAATGATAATAAGATTTATACGaacaaaaacaattatttttcaatgtcctcGCTTTCTTTCCTTGATTTCTCTCAACTCGCAAAAAATTAGATTATAATTTTTCAGTATTCtttagaaacttttttttcttctttcatttactttttaataATGGAAATTGACGAAAAGTCATGTTATTGCAGAGACACTTGACGCTATTAATCCTGAGTACGTACCTGGCTGATTGAGTCGGGGTGTTGGCCGCCGAACCTTTCTTTCCTTCGAGGGATGCCAAGTGCTGTTCCAATGCGTCCAACAAACTGCTCGGAGCCTTTAATAAATTGTTCCATTACATAAACGTTTTCCTTCTTTGTGGAATTGTCGTTTCTATTTTTACAGTGAGCATAAGAAAAAAGCAAGCTATTTTATGAAACGAACCTTGGTGAGGTCAGGAATATCGCCTTTGTCGATATCCACACTCTGTAAATAAAATCGTCACGACGTGGTTATCGAATGAAGGAGGAATCGAGATAtgtgatttttcatcgatgtATTACGCAGACACATATTTTCGTGTCGGTCGTAGAAATAACTGACCTCAGCAACTTTGAGGAATTCTCCGACCCGATCCATTCGTATTAGAAACTTTTTGTACAGATCCAAAGCGTCTCTGCATTGCTTTTTATTCATGTCGAAGTACTTTTCTGTTTGTAAATCAAAATGAAACACAAAGAGTATTAGGAATGATGATTTTGTAGGAATAATACAATGATGCGTTCATGTCTGACTCAACTCCTCatggaaaattattaaaattaaccccaaattttccaatattttcagCAAATGAGCTACaatcatttgaatatttgagtacaAAATCTCTAACCATCCTCTTAACGCGACTtgaaatttacgaaaattctttgtttttcaaacttcCTTGACCTCGTGAGCACAGACATTTAAAAAAGTGATACGAACCTAATAGATTAATGATACCATCGTTGTAGCAAGCAAAGAGCCTTATAAGATCTCGGAAGAGAAGCATGAAAGCCATACTGATAACGCCATTGGTGAGATCATTGGCCGTGCAATCGAATTCAAGGAGTGAGTCCAACTGTGCCTGGAGCACCGGCAAGGTCTTCAgaagtttttcaacgttcATTGTGCGCAGCGTGCCATCTTCCTTCCTGAGTAAAATTTACGACGATCAAGTTCTTAGTTAATCGAAACAGTAGCGATGGAAATGAGAGAATAAAAACAGGAGCAATTCGTTAGTCCATGGCTCGAGACGCTTACAAATTCATCCGAACAAATTGGAGAATTCTTGCGGATTTTATCGAACCATTACGAATTATTGGATTACGTACCCTCGTTTGACTTTGCAGAAATCGAAGGCCACACTTCTGTACGACATTGCTTTCTCGTTAAGATATTTGGCGTATCGCCTGATGAACGGCGACATATCGTACCCtagaaaaacgaaaacggACAAAATATTAATAAGATTCAACGGCActcgataaattttaatttttgaatGCCTCGACAGAGCCCCAAGttgctaaaaaaaaactcatatttatAAAGTGATatagcataaaaaatttttttcatcctccaccgttatttttctttcgacctttcttttttccttctctttatGCGTTATTTGGCTGTTAAATATTACTGTAAGCATTGTTTACTTACCCACCCGAGCTCCGGCTGTTTCCAAAAGCGTTTACGGATATGCGTATGcgaggaggaaagagaaaatgcAAATATCGTGTTAGTTTATCAGACAGTTCGAGCGATaattacaaacaaaaaaaattaagataattttttggtatattcAGGAACGACGAGTCAGCAAAGGTTTtcgaacaaattttcttttctagcTTCCATTGCTGTTAGtttcaaacattttgttaGTCCTCAATCATTGCTCAATTTATGTACAATTAGATCTCACATGCGGCAcagcgaaaaaaatggtggaacGTTACAATAATCGAAAGTGTGAGCATTCTATCGTATTTGATTTTGCAGTCAACGAAATGTGCGCTACGATCCGCAGTTTTTCTGATCACAAGCGTTCATTTGAATTCGAATGGAAtttcgttgttgttgttgttgttgtttttttttcttttttttttcaactgtgcATTTGCTCTTcttgttatatttttattctgaagcTCTCGAGGGAAATTTTCGAGTGGTTTTTTCCTCTTAAATAATTCACCTTGCACACCACTTTTGTCCAGGAAATTACTGAGCTGGAACGTGCTGTTGCTCGACGCAAGGTACTGAGTAAACCTCTGTGAAAATAAACGTTTgagagttaatgaaaattgaaaaaccaaCAAATAGAGGCTGATGTAAGATCTTGTTCTTGTTATCCTTTTACCTCGTTTCCATAGCAGAGCATGTGATGTACGGTTATTAGAGCCTTAAAGACGACTGTCCAATTTGTGTTTTGGGATCTCTCGATCAGGAGATTTGCCAGTTGTGGTATCGAAACGTTGGGCTCGTTCGTGCAATGTATTAAATCTGcaatcataataaaaaatcattattccaATGACCATAAAGTTGAACGAACGTTCAAGTCTTTTCAATGAAAGTCGTCACAGTCGATAATGTATTCGAATTATATGCTAATCTCATCATCAAATTAATACG includes the following:
- the lap gene encoding phosphatidylinositol-binding clathrin assembly protein LAP isoform X14, which produces MAGQTINDRLLAARHSIAGQGLAKSVCKATTEEMIGPKKKHLDYLIHCTNEPNVSIPQLANLLIERSQNTNWTVVFKALITVHHMLCYGNERFTQYLASSNSTFQLSNFLDKSGVQAGARVGYDMSPFIRRYAKYLNEKAMSYRSVAFDFCKVKRGKEDGTLRTMNVEKLLKTLPVLQAQLDSLLEFDCTANDLTNGVISMAFMLLFRDLIRLFACYNDGIINLLEKYFDMNKKQCRDALDLYKKFLIRMDRVGEFLKVAESVDIDKGDIPDLTKAPSSLLDALEQHLASLEGKKGSAANTPTQSASNRTNVKSGVSALSSTSTAFGTAASNARLDHTGNGHIDEALRQQALAEEEAAMNQYKAKVQSPSGGPSTNPFLSSPTGSGNQPIVDLFGSAPTTDSQSQKASDDLLQLAGNPFADMFGAPQPAAPQQPQPQNNMWMTNGNDNNFSSVFGGQEQGTGFDDMGLVLKPTTTTVSGANNVSAAGQPATTTTAGSKVLTGDLDSSLASLAQNLTINKSAQPQVKTMQWNSPKNTAKTGGPAGWTPQPMAATTGAGYRPMGQGMTQLPPTTTLGFSQTAPLGMQNMPMGMQGMQGMRPMMGVMPGENAGTTGAAPMMMTGANPMMGPGGPMQPQQQPQSIGGQTTNNAVQLDPFGAL
- the lap gene encoding phosphatidylinositol-binding clathrin assembly protein isoform X11; the encoded protein is MAGQTINDRLLAARHSIAGQGLAKSVCKATTEEMIGPKKKHLDYLIHCTNEPNVSIPQLANLLIERSQNTNWTVVFKALITVHHMLCYGNERFTQYLASSNSTFQLSNFLDKSGVQAGARVGYDMSPFIRRYAKYLNEKAMSYRSVAFDFCKVKRGKEDGTLRTMNVEKLLKTLPVLQAQLDSLLEFDCTANDLTNGVISMAFMLLFRDLIRLFACYNDGIINLLEKYFDMNKKQCRDALDLYKKFLIRMDRVGEFLKVAESVDIDKGDIPDLTKAPSSLLDALEQHLASLEGKKGSAANTPTQSASNRTNVKSGVSALSSTSTAFGTAASNARLDHTGNGHIDEALRQQALAEEEAAMNQYKAKVQSPSGGPSTNPFLSSPTGSGNQPIVDLFGSAPTTDSQLAGNPFADMFGAPQPAAPQQPQPQNNMWMTNDNNFSSVFGGQEQGTAAGPGSVGSVPNPFMNDFPPPNTSNPQPSGNNATIGMFGNESRNAGGDPFSGVGQADMFGGDSAMAKTSDIVEAVGADFVNAGNNVVQNNNGQQSSSAGSMSHATSLGTAKSNATPPPRPPPPGTIGAVNDNSTPRPMSPAIGAPSNSAGRQNFANPNKSAFDDLNDSIRMALGGSPSRPAPGAPSQATQLSQQQQSIPNQQPQQRQIPGGWIADNDIAPVANVGGLAMTAPASGQTVMGPVTNTGYPQIPNQTSQLPVGYGSPAKQPMSAAGQPATTTTAGSKVLTGDLDSSLASLAQNLTINKSAQPQVKTMQWNSPKNTAKTGGPAGWTPQPMAATTGAGYRPMGQGMTQLPPTTTLGFSQTAPLGMQNMPMGMQGMQGMRPMMGVMPGENAGTTGAAPMMMTGANPMMGPGGPMQPQQQPQSIGGQTTNNAVQLDPFGAL
- the lap gene encoding phosphatidylinositol-binding clathrin assembly protein LAP isoform X19; this translates as MAGQTINDRLLAARHSIAGQGLAKSVCKATTEEMIGPKKKHLDYLIHCTNEPNVSIPQLANLLIERSQNTNWTVVFKALITVHHMLCYGNERFTQYLASSNSTFQLSNFLDKSGVQAGARVGYDMSPFIRRYAKYLNEKAMSYRSVAFDFCKVKRGKEDGTLRTMNVEKLLKTLPVLQAQLDSLLEFDCTANDLTNGVISMAFMLLFRDLIRLFACYNDGIINLLEKYFDMNKKQCRDALDLYKKFLIRMDRVGEFLKVAESVDIDKGDIPDLTKAPSSLLDALEQHLASLEGKKGSAANTPTQSASNRTNVKSGVSALSSTSTAFGTAASNARLDHTGNGHIDEALRQQALAEEEAAMNQYKAKVQSPSGGPSTNPFLSSPTGSGNQPIVDLFGSAPTTDSQSQKASDDLLQLAGNPFADMFGAPQPAAPQQPQPQNNMWMTNGNDNNFSSVFGGQEQGTAAGQPATTTTAGSKVLTGDLDSSLASLAQNLTINKSAQPQVKTMQWNSPKNTAKTGGPAGWTPQPMAATTGAGYRPMGQGMTQLPPTTTLGFSQTAPLGMQNMPMGMQGMQGMRPMMGVMPGENAGTTGAAPMMMTGANPMMGPGGPMQPQQQPQSIGGQTTNNAVQLDPFGAL
- the lap gene encoding phosphatidylinositol-binding clathrin assembly protein LAP isoform X17 — encoded protein: MAGQTINDRLLAARHSIAGQGLAKSVCKATTEEMIGPKKKHLDYLIHCTNEPNVSIPQLANLLIERSQNTNWTVVFKALITVHHMLCYGNERFTQYLASSNSTFQLSNFLDKSGVQAGARVGYDMSPFIRRYAKYLNEKAMSYRSVAFDFCKVKRGKEDGTLRTMNVEKLLKTLPVLQAQLDSLLEFDCTANDLTNGVISMAFMLLFRDLIRLFACYNDGIINLLEKYFDMNKKQCRDALDLYKKFLIRMDRVGEFLKVAESVDIDKGDIPDLTKAPSSLLDALEQHLASLEGKKGSAANTPTQSASNRTNVKSGVSALSSTSTAFGTAASNARLDHTGNGHIDEALRQQALAEEEAAMNQYKAKVQSPSGGPSTNPFLSSPTGSGNQPIVDLFGSAPTTDSQSQKASDDLLQLAGNPFADMFGAPQPAAPQQPQPQNNMWMTNGNGFAVGPAASNNFVTDNNFSSVFGGQEQGTAGQPATTTTAGSKVLTGDLDSSLASLAQNLTINKSAQPQVKTMQWNSPKNTAKTGGPAGWTPQPMAATTGAGYRPMGQGMTQLPPTTTLGFSQTAPLGMQNMPMGMQGMQGMRPMMGVMPGENAGTTGAAPMMMTGANPMMGPGGPMQPQQQPQSIGGQTTNNAVQLDPFGAL
- the lap gene encoding phosphatidylinositol-binding clathrin assembly protein unc-11 isoform X3 — its product is MAGQTINDRLLAARHSIAGQGLAKSVCKATTEEMIGPKKKHLDYLIHCTNEPNVSIPQLANLLIERSQNTNWTVVFKALITVHHMLCYGNERFTQYLASSNSTFQLSNFLDKSGVQAGARVGYDMSPFIRRYAKYLNEKAMSYRSVAFDFCKVKRGKEDGTLRTMNVEKLLKTLPVLQAQLDSLLEFDCTANDLTNGVISMAFMLLFRDLIRLFACYNDGIINLLEKYFDMNKKQCRDALDLYKKFLIRMDRVGEFLKVAESVDIDKGDIPDLTKAPSSLLDALEQHLASLEGKKGSAANTPTQSASNRTNVKSGVSALSSTSTAFGTAASNARLDHTGNGHIDEALRQQALAEEEAAMNQYKAKVQSPSGGPSTNPFLSSPTGSGNQPIVDLFGSAPTTDSQSQKASDDLLQLAGNPFADMFGAPQPAAPQQPQPQNNMWMTNGFAVGPAASNNFVTDNNFSSVFGGQEQGTAAGPGSVGSVPNPFMNDFPPPNTSNPQPSGNNATIGMFGNESRNAGGDPFSGVGQADMFGGDSAMAKTSDIVEAVGADFVNAGNNVVQNNNGQQSSSAGSMSHATSLGTAKSNATPPPRPPPPGTIGAVNDNSTPRPMSPAIGAPSNSAGRQNFANPNKSAFDDLNDSIRMALGGSPSRPAPGAPSQATQLSQQQQSIPNQQPQQRQIPGGWIADNDIAPVANVGGLAMTAPASGQTVMGPVTNTGYPQIPNQTSQLPVGYGSPAKQPMSAAGQPATTTTAGSKVLTGDLDSSLASLAQNLTINKSAQPQVKTMQWNSPKNTAKTGGPAGWTPQPMAATTGAGYRPMGQGMTQLPPTTTLGFSQTAPLGMQNMPMGMQGMQGMRPMMGVMPGENAGTTGAAPMMMTGANPMMGPGGPMQPQQQPQSIGGQTTNNAVQLDPFGAL